GAGTTGGGCGGTTTTGCCGCCGGGCGCGGCGCACATATCCAGCACCCGCTGACCGGGTTGGACGCCCAACCAGCGGGCGACGCGCTGCGAGCCGGCGTCCTGAACGTACACCGTGCCGTCAGCGATGAACGGCCCGAGCGCCGACAGGTTGCCGTCCGTCACTTCCCAAGCTTCTTCGTTGAGACCAGCGACGGGTTTGAGCGTCAGTCCAGCGGTTTCCAGCGCGGCGCGGGTGAGCTGTGGGTCCTGGCGCAGGGGATTGAGCCACACAAAGGTCGGCGCCGGTAGGTTGTTTGCGGCGGCGATGCAGGTGGCGCGAGCTTCGCCAAGCGCGCGCGCCCAATGACTAAGCAGCCACGCCGGATGCGACAGTTCGGCCTCACGGTCAAGGATGGTGGACGCCGTGGTGCGAGCCGGCGGCGGCGTGATGATGGTTTTTTGTCGGATGCGCTTGGTTGGAACAGGCGGCGGCGCAGGTTTTTTGAGAATGCGCCGAACCGGAGCCAGTTGACTGTCGTCTATTCCGCGTCGCCGCAGGATTTCGCGCAGGATGGCGTTGACGAATCCGGCGGCATGAGTGGTTTCAGAGGTCTGCTTGACGAGTTCGACTGCGTCGTGGACGACGGCAAACGGGGGCGTCCGCGTTAGGAAGAGGATTTGGTACAGCCCCATGCGCAACGCCGTCCGTACGGCCGGGTCAAGGCCGGCAAGATCGCGCCCGATGTGCTCCCGCAACTGGGCGTCCAGCTTCCCGCGCCAGCGCAGCACGCCCATGACGATTTCCGTCGCCAGCCGGCGGTCGGCGTCCAGTTGTTCGGCCGACCCAGTGTGCGCGGTGCGCGCAAACGCCGCGTCAAGGGCTTCATCCGACCAAGCGTCGGCGGTTTCCACGCGCATGAGGGCCAAGAAAGCCGCCCGCCGCGCGCGACTCACCTCTCGTATTGGCTCACCACGAACCGCCGTCGGCAAAGAGGCATCCGATGCTTCCGGCGCAGGGGCGCGAACGCTCATAAGCAAACCCGTAGTGGACGTGTCATTTGCCTTCCGCCGTCGCCGCCGGGCGGCGCAGCTTATGACTTTCCGGTTTGGTTTTGCTGATGGTCGGCGGATGGCAACGGTCGCAACTCCCGATGTTGAACACTGCGATGAAATTATGCTGCGCCGGCGCGAAGCCGGGCAAGGGCGCAAGTCGCTGGACGCGCTCCTTGGCGTCTTTTTCGTTAACTTTCTCAATGCGTTCAAACCCATGGCAGCCGGCGCAGGCTAGATTGGCTGGATAGGTTGGGTTGCGCCGAAAGGTGGTTTGCACCAGCCAGTCCCATTCCAGTTTCTCTCTGGCGAATTCTTCCTGACTTTTTTTACCGCGTTTGGGACGGGCGTCGCGCAGTTCCTTGGTGAGCGTTAGCAGATTGCCATGACAACTCTTGCAGGAGAGCGCGGTTTGGCGACTTACTGCATCGGGATGCGTCATGGCGGCGAGCGGCGTCGCTGCGCCCAATCCCTTGAGAAACTCAATGGTTTCAAACGGCTTGCTGGGGTTCCACTGGCGATTGAAAACGGCATGTGGGCCGTCGTGCTGAAACTCCGAGGTCAGCGTCGTATAGCGCGGCGCGCGCAAAAGTCGCCGCTCAGGCCGGCGTTCCAGCGGGTGGCAACCGGCGCAGTTTGTCGCGTAGGGTTCGGCGGCGTCCCTGCCCGTCAGCGCCTTGGCGTTTTCGATATGGCACACGAAGCATTCACGGTGTTCGGGTCGTGACGCATACACATTGCGGATGGGCGCTTCCTTTGTCCCCGCCAAGGTCGGCAACGCTTGCACCTGATGGCAGCTTTCACAACTTTCCTTCGCATGCGCCGCGACGGCGTGTGAGTAAAGCGCACCGAACTGCGTTTGGCGGGTCGGATTGGGGAAGGGATGAATGTCTTTGGCGGTTTGTCCGATAGGCGGGCCGTTGTGACAGACGGCGCACAGCGTCTGAAGCTTGGCCATGCGCGCGCGATCACCGGGCGTCACCATAAAGCTGTGGCAGGCCGTACAGGCCGAGTGAGCGGTCGGCGCTTTTCGCCCGGCGTACCGCTTCAGATATTCAGGCGTTTCCAGCGGATACTTGCCGAAGCCGTCGGCGCGCACCTCATCCGGTTCGACGAGGTGGCAGTAGTTGCAGTCAAGCTTGATGGTCGGCTTGCCGCCGTTGAAGCGGATGAGTTCTTTGTCCACGATGGTGACCTCGCCGGTCGGGTGTTGGTCGTGCCGGAACGCCCCCTCCGGCAGGTTGTCTTCCGGCGTTGGCGGGTAGATCGGCTCGGCGGTCACCGCCGCTGCGCCCCGCGGCTCCGGCTTTTGCTGCGCCAAGCTCAGCCAGCCGGCCCCGACGAGGGCGAGCAAAACCAGCGCCGGTTTGAGTTGCGCCGCCTTGGACATCTTGCACCGTACCTCACCTGAACGTACGTCGTGCGTTGGGAAGCCTGCCGTCTTCACAGGTTTGGGTTGGCCGGGAATTTGACGAACGCCAGTCGAACGCCGCGCACGATGAGTTGGTCACTGCGGATGTTGGCCGGCGATTCAAAACCGGCTGAACCGAATGACGCGATGATATCGTCTTGGTCAATGCCGTCGCCGCTGATGCCGATGGCCCCGACAAGGACGCCGTTTTTGTACAGCGGCACGGCGCCGGCGAAGATTTGCAGCCCGTTACGGATGTTGTTCGGCGGTCGCCGAATGACCGGCACGCTGCCGGGGTTGACGTAGTTGGCGAGGATGTCCAGCAGCGACCCGGCGATCAGGTCAAGTTGTAAGCCTGTGTTGAACGGACTCCAGACATTTGTTGTAGTGAACAGACGGCTGGCGGTGGAAAACGGCCCTGGTGCGTTGGGGACGCAAGGGTTTGAGCCAGTGCAGTCAATGCCGTCCGGGAAAAACGGCCGGTGCAGGTCGCCCAATCCGCGAGAACTGAAAGCGACAGAGCCGTTGAGCTGCACGCCGTCGGCCGCCGCCCGGCTGACGTAGTTGCCCATTCCGGCAGCGTTGAGGATCGCTCTGGCGTTTGGGTTGCTCATAAAGGCCGCCGACCGCGCTTTCTGCACGCAGACATCCACGCCAAAGAGGGGGGCGTCGGGTGTTGCGCGCAGACCCAGCAGGTTGCCGTCGGCGTCCACGACGGCCACGTTGACTTCAGCGAAGTTGTTGAGCGGGAGGCGGATGCCGGCGCGCGTCACGTACGCCTGCTGGATGGCTTGGCTCAGGATGCGTTCAACTTCCGCGACCGACAGTTGCGCGCTTGGGACGATGTTGGCGTGTGGCGTAAAAATCCGCACCGGACGGCCGCCCAGCGTGCCGCAGGTAAACTGGCTGCCTGGGCCGAGGAAGGGAACACCGGCCTTGGGCGTCGCCTGCGTCCCGAAGGCTGGAATGACCATAAAGCTTCCCTGCGTCGCCAGATTGACCAGCGGCTCCGGTGTAGGCGGCGGGGCGTTGACGAAGCGCAGCGCGACGCCGTCCACGAGGATTTGGTTGCCGCGAATACCAGCTGGCGCTTCAAAGCCCCGCGAACCGGCGACGGCGATGAGTTCTTCAGGCGACTGGTCATTGTCGGTTGGGTCGAGGTCAAGTGAGTAGACGCCATCGAGTTCGACGCCGATGCCACCGACGGGTGAATCGCCGATGTAGAGCGGGACGCCGCCGGCGTCGGCCGACAGCCCCAGCGGCAGGCGGGGGTTGATGTCGCTGAAAAGCAGGCTGGAAAACTGGACGCCGAACAGCGGCCCGCCACGGGTGAACGCCACGCCCGGCGGGAAGTGCTCTTGGATGATGAAACTTGCCGTACGCGGTGTGAAGGCGTTGCCCGTCGTGCCGAAAAACGAACAGGTTCCCGCTTTGGAAATCGCCGCCAGTTCGCTGGGGATGGGTCGCCCGCCGAGCGGCCCGCCGGAGATGAACGTGTTGGGATTGGCGCCCGTCATCCGAAACACAGCTAAGACGTTGGCTTCACGGTCGGTTACGGCGATGGTGGCGCGTAGGTTGAGCGCAACGGCTCGCGTCACAGCTTGGGTGATGATTTGCGTCACATCGCTGGCCGAGAGGGCGCGCTCATTTGGCGTCGGACACAGAGGCTTGTTGAGCGCCTGGGTTTGGGGCGGCGGAATGATGACAGCGTTGCTTCCAGCGATGTTGCGCGAGCCGCAGGCGGAGAGGATGGGGAGGCTAGCGATGAGCAAGGCGACGACCAGGCTTGGCAAAGCAGGCAGGTGGTCACAAAGCGACAAACGACGCATAGAAGTCTCCTCCCAAAGGGCGCGCGACGGAAGGCTGAATCACATCAGGCTAATGTCCGTCGGAGCGGCGGATGGCGCGCGGGTACAGCGCGGGCAAGGCGAACCAGAACTGTCTGAAAACATACCAAAAAGCTTTTAGATGACAATCTGAAAAGCGATGTTGCTCTGAAGCTTTGCCTGCCGTTTTGCCTACTGGTGTTCCGGGAGTGGGGGCGGGGAAAGTTTGCCGTCGTCCGCCAGCCGGTAGATTTGCCCATGCCAAGTGACTGTACGTCCCCAAAGGCCGCCAATCCAAACAGCGAGGTGAAGCAGGTCGCGCAGCGGCAGCCAACCAAGGTTGCGGATGGTCGCTTGGTCGCCAAGGAGGCGCGCTGTTTGCCACGCGGTGAGGAAGCGCAGCGCCAACCCAATGAGCGCCAGCGCCCAGGCGAGGGTGATGGTGGGAAACGCAGCGACCAGCAGCATCCCCAGCGCAAACGTGTGCGTGACCGCCAGCCCGACGTAGCCGCCGAAGCGGGCTGTCCGAATGGTGCGCGCCCACCGGAGTTGATGGCTTAGGAACTCACGCCACGTCATCCGTGGGACAACAGTTTCCACGACGCACGAGGAAAGCCGCACCTCATATCCCGCCCGGTGGGCGAGGTTACCGAGGAGGTAGTCGTCGCCCAAGTGGTCGGCTAATCGCGCCAAACCGCCGAAGGCGGCGATGACCGACTTACGGGTGGCGATGGTGGCACCGAAGGCGAAACTCAAGCCTTCCGTGATCCGCGCCGCTAGTACGCCGCCGATGAAGTCCGTGCTGACGCCCAAACATTCGAGACGGGACGGTAGTCCGCCGGCGTTGACGCCACGGTACAGGCAGGTGACGACGCCGACCTGTGGATTCTGCAAGGGGCGCACGACGGTGCGCATGTAGTCGCGTGGGACGCGGATGTCGGCGTCGCTCAGGATCAAGGTGTCGTGCCGTGCCGCTTCTAGTGCATTGGCCAGATTGACGACTTTGGGGTTGACGCCAAGCGGCGGTGGACGAAACACGCAGGTGACTGGCGTCGTCGGGTGAGTTTGCTTCAGCCGCTCGATGATGGGGACGGCGGGATCGCTTGGGTCGTGCAGCGCGAAGACAATTTCGTAGTGTGGGTAGTCCTGCCGGAAAAAGCTTTCGAGGCAAGCTTCGGTGTCGGCGTCCGCGCCCCGGATGGGTTTGAGCAGGCTGACCGGCGGCGTGAAGACGATTCCCGAGGCGCGGCGTTCCCGGCAGGTGAGCCGCCGAAACCAGATTGTTCCGGCAAGAACAACAAGTTGATACGCGCACGAGGCGACCACCAGCAGGGCGAGAAGCGTAAAAAGCCAAGGCGCGAGACGCACGGTTTAGCCTCCGGTGTTTGTGTGATGCGGGGTGATCGAAGAGCCGCCGGTCGTCATGCGCGGTCGTGGTTTGTGTTCAGAAGAACAAGAGATACGCGCCGCCGGTGACCAGCAGGGTGCCGATCCAGCGCGTTCGGTTGACCCGTTCTTTGAGAATGAACTGTGCGCCGAGCGTGTTGAGGACAAAACTCAGCGAGGTGGCCGGCTCGACCAGACTGACCGGCGCAACGGAAAGCGCCGCCAGAAGCGAAAAGAACGCGCCGGCCATGCAGGCGACGCCGATGTAGAACCCCGGCGCGCGGAGCGTCCGCCATACGAGGCTGAGGGTGTCGCGCCAGGTGCGCAGTTTACCTTCGCCGACGCGCTTCATCGTCCGGCTGAGCGTGAGGTCGCCCAGTGTCCCGAAGAGGACGATGCCGCCGATGAGCGCCACGACGACCGGGAGTGAAGCCGTCATGACGCGCTCTCCATCGGTAGGGTGCGCCGCTCCGCCTCGGCGCTGCGTGTAACGAGATAGACGCCGACGGCAATCGCCACAATGCCCAGCCAACGCAGCGCCGACACTTCTTCGCCAAGCAGAACCGCGCCCAGCAGTGCGGTGACGACATAACCCAGCGAAGTCACGGGCAGCACATAGCTGAGGTCGAGCTTTGACAGCAGTGTGAGAAAGAGCATGAAAAACGCGATGAGCAGCGTTAGGCCGCTCAAAAAGGTTGCGTCTGTGGCGACGGTGGCGAGCAGCGCCGTGAGATCGTAGGCCGCGAGTTGGGCTTCCAGTGTTGGCGCGAGTCGTTTCATCGCCAGCGTCAAGAGGACGTTTCCCATGGAGTTGACGATGACGGAAGCGGTGACAAGCGGGTGGAGTTTCATAGCAAATCTGCATACGTCGCCGGTCGGAAGTTGGCGCGGCGCAGACGCGCTCGAACCGCCGGACTAAGGAGCGCCGCGAGTTCGTCCGGGCCGTGGGCGTTATGCGCGGGCAACATAGGCGATGGCGCTTCTGGGTGGCAATAGATTTCATGGGTGAGGGTGGGTGCTCCCTCTGCGACGCTGAGCGCTTCCGCGCCAAGGCGGTCGAGGAGCGCGAGCCAGTAGTCTTCTGTGAAGCGCCCAGTTTCATAGAGGCCGTGAACTTCATCGGCGCAACGCAGGCCAAGACAGGTCATCCGGCGGGAAGCTTTGTGCGAGAGCCATCCAAATATCGCCCAGTGGAGCAGCTTGACCGGCCAGCCCTGTCGGCGAATAGCGAGATTGCGCCGGAGACGCTCACGCGGCAGGCGGACGAAGCGGACGCCGAACGCGGCGGCGCAGTCGGCAAGGATGGGAAAGACCGTCGGGTGTAGATGGAAATGCAAATGGCCGTCCACGTGCGAGCAGGGCAGTCCCGTCGCCATAAATCGCTCAAACTGGGCGCGAATTTCACGGCGTAGTTCTTCCTGACAGTGTGGATTGAGAAAGTACCGCAGACCGGCGGTCACCGGATTGGATGAGAACTGCCGTTGTACGTCCACCAAATGAGGAATCTTGGCGGCGGGCAACACTGATTTGCCGCAGACAAGCGTGAGGTGCAGCCCAACCGCAAGTCCGGGACGCGCCTTAGCTAGCGCCACAGCTTCATCGAAGGCGTCGCCGCCGACCATCAGGCTGCAGCTTGTCAAAACGCCTTCGTCATACGCTTTGGCGACCGCCTGGTTGACGGTGGGTGACGCGCCAAAGTCGTCGGCGTTGATGATGACCAGTCGGGTTGACATGGCGGCAATGCAGGGTAGCTCACAGCGCAGCCTAACGGAGCGATACGTTTACGAAACTGACGCCGCTCTGCAAGTGCATATTGGGCTACATTTAGGGACGGGCTTTCAAAGCTAACTCGTTCACCATACCTTTGACCAAGGGCTTGTGTACCTATCGTTTGATGTCAACCAGCCGCGAGGGAGTTAGCGAGGGAGGTAGCAAGGGCGCTCTAACATTACATTGTTGAAGTATCCAGCTGCTTGCTGCAAGGAGAGCAAACGCCGACTACGCCATAGCTTGAAGCACACTCCAGTTGTTGAGAAACCACTGAAGTCCTGGTTGCCAAGGGAGAGAGCGCTAGTTAGAAGGGCGGCCTAATCCTGTTTTGTAGGGTCTCGTCGTTGGAGAATAACCTTGGATTTCATGACTCAAGGATAAAAATGATAGTTCTTAGATTTACCGTGAATTGCTGTGAGATGTTTGAGTTGCTTACCAGGAGGAATAACAATGTACATTAGTTTGACTCAGCTCTCATGTGAGATGAGAAAAGCTACCCAGTGTCAGCTTTAGACTTGACACTCTTTCATAAGAAAGTATTAGCCAGCTAGTAGTGACTAAGTTACGTCCAAAATCATCTGAAGCTTCAAATAGCGTAAAATCCTGTGGTAGCTTGACATGAAGGGAGATAAGCTTGGTATTCTTCTCATCCGTGATAAGCAAGTCAAAGCCGGTGTCTTTAGGGGAAATCCACGCATTTAATTTGTTGAAAGTCATTTCAATAAGCTCCCCGAAAAGAAATTCATTCGCATGAACGGTAAAAAGTAGAGTAAACAAGTCATCCCATCCATGCTAATAAATAGTGACTGATTGATATTGTACATGTATCTGGTTATCACTGAGCGCCTACAGCTCAGAGTATAAGACCAGTCGCTTGTGGTGCTTTTCCGACTTGTTTAGTTTTAGAAGTTGTACAATGGGCTCTGTAGATTAATGAAGCGATATAAGTTAACCATACTTATCAGCAAACTCCCATTGGAAAGCTTTTGGTAAGATGTTTCTGGTTCGTAAAAAGCAGCTATCTATTAAGTACATCGAGTTCACATGACTTAGATATAGGTTCGATAGACTCCACTAGCATAGAGAGTTTATTTGGCACGGGTGCATTGCAGGTTTACGATGGTGTGACAGCAGTTATTTATTTAGCTGGACTTTAAGTTTTTTAGATTTTTCCTGACAGTGAACTGACCAACGCTAGAGACGCTTGCAATGCGGAAAAGATAGGGAGCAGTTTATCATTCAGGCAGCAGACCGCGAGCTTCAATGAGGCCGCTTTTTTTCAAAGCGGAAAAGACGCCGTAACTCCTTTAGACTCAAGGTGTTACAGGTGGCTTCAATGGGGCCGCTTTTTTTCAAAGCGGAAAAGACGCCGCAACGACGGCGCGAATTCGCGGCGCAATCGCTTCAATGGGGCCGCTTTTTTTCAAAGCGGAAAAGGTGAGCGACCAGCGCGAGCGGCAACGCCCGCTCGTGCGCTTCAATGGGGCCGCTTTTTTTCAAAGCGGAAAAGCTGGAATACGTGGAGATCACCGGCTCGGCTATCGGCGGCTTCAATGGGGCCGCTTTTTTTCAAAGCGGAAAAGGCGCATTTTTTCGCAGCACGGAAACGCCGGGTTTACAGCTTCAATGGGGCCGCTTTTTTTCAAAGCGGAAAAGAGCGTCACGCCGCTGAACTCAGGAGGTGCTATATGGGCTTCAATGGGGCCGCTTTTTTTCAAAGCGGAAAAGGATGAACCCGATGGTTTTCTCGTCGAGCGGCGAGCCGGCTTCAATGGGGCCGCTTTTTTTCAAAGCGGAAAAGGTCGTCGCGCGTCTCGACTTGTATGTTAGGCATTGGGCTTCAATGGGGCCGCTTTTTTTCAAAGCGGAAAAGGTAGCCCCCCAAGCCCAATCTTGCCCAAAAAACCGCCGCTTCAATGGGGCCGCTTTTTTTCAAAGCGGAAAAGCGACTACCACGTGGTCGGCGAGAAAATCGTCATCCCGCTTCAATGGGGCCGCTTTTTTTCAAAGCGGAAAAGACCCCCAAAATCGCCAATAACGCAGTCACGACGGGGCTTCAATGGGGCCGCTTTTTTTCAAAGCGGAAAAGCCCCGGCGTGTGCCGGATCCTGGAACGGGACTACTGTCGCTTCAATGGGGCCGCTTTTTTTCAAAGCGGAAAAGAGCGGACGCGCGCAAATCGCCGCGTACGCTTACATGCTTCAATGGGGCCGCTTTTTTTCAAAGCGGAAAAGCCACACGCCGCCCTTGATGGACGGAAGTTGGAGCCTTGCTTCAATGGGGCCGCTTTTTTTCAAAGCGGAAAAGATAAAATGCCTTCAATTCTTTGAATGGAGGTTCTAGCTTCAATGGGGCCGCTTTTTTTCAAAGCGGAAAAGAGGGTACGGCGGGGACAGTACAGGAGATTGCGCTAGGCTTCAATGGGGCCGCTTTTTTTCAAAGCGGAAAAGCCGAAGTGGACTCAAAATGCTCGATAATATTGGTGCTTCAATGGGGCCGCTTTTTTTCAAAGCGGAAAAGGAACGCTACGGCTGGATTCTCGACGAGGACGGCGAAGCTTCAATGGGGCCGCTTTTTTTCAAAGCGGAAAAGGAATCGCCGGCCACGTCGCCCGCAACGTCGCGAGCGCCGCTTCAATGGGGCCGCTTTTTTTCAAAGCGGAAAAGGAGCACGCCAACCGCTCAGGCTCGACCCATTGCAGGCTTCAATGGGGCCGCTTTTTTTCAAAGCGGAAAAGACGGCTCCATCGTCGCCTCACGCAACGGAAGCAGCTTCAATGGGGCCGCTTTTTTTCAAAGCGGAAAAGCGAACGCTACGGCAAGATACTCGGCACAAATTCCAAGGCTTCAATGGGGCCGCTTTTTTTCAAAGCGGAAAAGCGCAGTCACGTACGCGAAACTTCAGGACGTCGCGGCGCTTCAATGGGGCCGCTTTTTTTCAAAGCGGAAAAGCTTCGAGTCCGAGCGCTTCACGGATGCGCTCGAGCGAGGCTTCAATGGGGCCGCTTTTTTTCAAAGCGGAAAAGCCGATCCGCCAATGGCGTTGTTGAACAGTACGCAGGCTTCAATGGGGCCGCTTTTTTTCAAAGCGGAAAAGTCCACGGCTTCGTCCGGTCCTCACCGGCGGGCAGCGTGGCTTCAATGGGGCCGCTTTTTTTCAAAGCGGAAAAGCGACGGCCCTCCGTCGCCTTCTGGCGCACCCTGACCGCTTCAATGGGGCCGCTTTTTTTCAAAGCGGAAAAGACCGCCCGGAGTGGCGGCGGCGGGAGGTGTGGAGCGCTTCAATGGGGCCGCTTTTTTTCAAAGCGGAAAAGCGACGGTCACTGGATATATTTTTCGGTTGGGGACTGGGCTTCAATGGGGCCGCTTTTTTTCAAAGCGGAAAAGAACCGGCGGGAGAGTGACCAATGAGCGAGTTGGAGACGCTTCAATGGGGCCGCTTTTTTTCAAAGCGGAAAAGTTTTCGGGGCGCGGCGAAAACCGGCGACGGCGCGGCGCTTCAATGGGGCCGCTTTTTTTCAAAGCGGAAAAGCCCAAATTGGGGATGCGTATGCGGCAGCCGTCGATGCTGCTTCAATGGGGCCGCTTTTTTTCAAAGCGGAAAAGCTCGCGCCCCTGGCGGCGTCCGATGCCGCCGTCCAGCTTCAATGGGGCCGCTTTTTTTCAAAGCGGAAAAGTTGTTTGACCTTTCTTGCGTTTTGCAGACATGGTTGCTTCAATGGGGCCGCTTTTTTTCAAAGCGGAAAAGAGTCACCAAGTGGCTGCTGCGCACCGCCGCGCCGTGCGAGCTTCAATGGGGCCGCTTTTTTTCAAAGCGGAAAAGCTTTATTTGCCATTGTGACTCTTCTAATTGTGTCCGCTTCAATGGGGCCGCTTTTTTTCAAAGCGGAAAAGATCGCCTTCCAGCCACCCGTCGCGGATCAGCCCTTCGCTTCAATGGGGCCGCTTTTTTTCAAAGCGGAAAAGCAAGCTGCCGTAAGGATCACGATGCGCCGCAAAAAATGCTTCAATGGGGCCGCTTTTTTTCAAAGCGGAAAAGATCGGCGCTCCGCGAATACGCATGTGGTGTATGGGTACGCTTCAATGGGGCCGCTTTTTTTCAAAGCGGAAAAGCAACATGCGAGCAAGCCGGAGCCCCAACATGCGAGGCTTCAATGGGGCCGCTTTTTTTCAAAGCGGAAAAGTGCCCGAAGAAATCTTGGGCATTCCGAAAGCCGTCACGGTGCTTCAATGGGGCCGCTTTTTTTCAAAGCGGAAAAGCGCGGTAGGTTTCGATGAAGTCGGCGACGGCTTGTGCTTCAATGGGGCCGCTTTTTTTCAAAGCGGAAAAGGCGTTGCAGCGCGCCGGACTGTTGCCGCCGGGCGTGCTTCAATGGGGCCGCTTTTTTTCAAAGCGGAAAAGTGGAAAGCATAGAAGTAATCGTCTCTCCCTAGATAGCTTCAATGGGGCCGCTTTTTTTCAAAGCGGAAAAGTGTCGGAGCCGCGCGATGCGCGGCAGGAGGGCGGTAGGGCTTCAATGGGGCCGCTTTTTTTCAAAGCGGAAAAGGGACTCGACCGCGCGCCGACCGTCAACGTGACGCAAGCTTCAATGGGGCCGCTTTTTTTCAAAGCGGAAAAGGGGCGTGGAAATCTACAACTGCGACTACCGCGACTTGGCTTCAATGGGGCCGCTTTTTTTCAAAGCGGAAAAGCGGAAACTCACACGTCGCCCGGCGAACGGCGCGTCAGGCTTCAATGGGGCCGCTTTTTTTCAAAGCGGAAAAGGTGCTCAATCCCACCGCGTACCAGTCAGGCTCAAACTGCTTCAATGGGGCCGCTTTTTTTCAAAGCGGAAAAGAAGAGCTTGAGCAAGAAGCCCAGCGCTGGTCATCGCGCTTCAATGGGGCCGCTTTTTTTCAAAGCGGAAAAGGGCCGAATCAACGACTTGAGGCGACGGCTACTCAACCGGCT
The Chloracidobacterium sp. DNA segment above includes these coding regions:
- a CDS encoding heme-binding protein, yielding MRRLSLCDHLPALPSLVVALLIASLPILSACGSRNIAGSNAVIIPPPQTQALNKPLCPTPNERALSASDVTQIITQAVTRAVALNLRATIAVTDREANVLAVFRMTGANPNTFISGGPLGGRPIPSELAAISKAGTCSFFGTTGNAFTPRTASFIIQEHFPPGVAFTRGGPLFGVQFSSLLFSDINPRLPLGLSADAGGVPLYIGDSPVGGIGVELDGVYSLDLDPTDNDQSPEELIAVAGSRGFEAPAGIRGNQILVDGVALRFVNAPPPTPEPLVNLATQGSFMVIPAFGTQATPKAGVPFLGPGSQFTCGTLGGRPVRIFTPHANIVPSAQLSVAEVERILSQAIQQAYVTRAGIRLPLNNFAEVNVAVVDADGNLLGLRATPDAPLFGVDVCVQKARSAAFMSNPNARAILNAAGMGNYVSRAAADGVQLNGSVAFSSRGLGDLHRPFFPDGIDCTGSNPCVPNAPGPFSTASRLFTTTNVWSPFNTGLQLDLIAGSLLDILANYVNPGSVPVIRRPPNNIRNGLQIFAGAVPLYKNGVLVGAIGISGDGIDQDDIIASFGSAGFESPANIRSDQLIVRGVRLAFVKFPANPNL
- the hpnI gene encoding bacteriohopanetetrol glucosamine biosynthesis glycosyltransferase HpnI, translating into MRLAPWLFTLLALLVVASCAYQLVVLAGTIWFRRLTCRERRASGIVFTPPVSLLKPIRGADADTEACLESFFRQDYPHYEIVFALHDPSDPAVPIIERLKQTHPTTPVTCVFRPPPLGVNPKVVNLANALEAARHDTLILSDADIRVPRDYMRTVVRPLQNPQVGVVTCLYRGVNAGGLPSRLECLGVSTDFIGGVLAARITEGLSFAFGATIATRKSVIAAFGGLARLADHLGDDYLLGNLAHRAGYEVRLSSCVVETVVPRMTWREFLSHQLRWARTIRTARFGGYVGLAVTHTFALGMLLVAAFPTITLAWALALIGLALRFLTAWQTARLLGDQATIRNLGWLPLRDLLHLAVWIGGLWGRTVTWHGQIYRLADDGKLSPPPLPEHQ
- a CDS encoding EamA family transporter, translating into MTASLPVVVALIGGIVLFGTLGDLTLSRTMKRVGEGKLRTWRDTLSLVWRTLRAPGFYIGVACMAGAFFSLLAALSVAPVSLVEPATSLSFVLNTLGAQFILKERVNRTRWIGTLLVTGGAYLLFF
- a CDS encoding DMT family transporter encodes the protein MKLHPLVTASVIVNSMGNVLLTLAMKRLAPTLEAQLAAYDLTALLATVATDATFLSGLTLLIAFFMLFLTLLSKLDLSYVLPVTSLGYVVTALLGAVLLGEEVSALRWLGIVAIAVGVYLVTRSAEAERRTLPMESAS
- the hpnK gene encoding hopanoid biosynthesis-associated protein HpnK; protein product: MSTRLVIINADDFGASPTVNQAVAKAYDEGVLTSCSLMVGGDAFDEAVALAKARPGLAVGLHLTLVCGKSVLPAAKIPHLVDVQRQFSSNPVTAGLRYFLNPHCQEELRREIRAQFERFMATGLPCSHVDGHLHFHLHPTVFPILADCAAAFGVRFVRLPRERLRRNLAIRRQGWPVKLLHWAIFGWLSHKASRRMTCLGLRCADEVHGLYETGRFTEDYWLALLDRLGAEALSVAEGAPTLTHEIYCHPEAPSPMLPAHNAHGPDELAALLSPAVRARLRRANFRPATYADLL